The DNA segment GCTCAGGCGTAATTCCATGCGTTCACCGAGGTGCGCGTGCAGGTCGACCTGCCACTCGCACAACTGCAATTGCCAGTGCAGGCGCACGCCATCTTCGGTGCTGCTGCTGTCGAGCAGCTTCCAGTCGAGCAGTCGTGCCCAGCCATGGGATGGCCAGGCATTTTCGCTCGGATGGCGGCCATACCACGGCCAGCACACCGGCACGCCGCCACGAATGGCGCCAACGTGCGGCCACTTCGCCGCACACCACAACCACGGTTTCTGCCCGCGTGGCTGAAAGTGCAGCAACTGCGCGCCCTGCCGACTGAACACCGCCTGACACAGCGGATGGTCGATCACCAGCACATCGCGCATCTGATAGCGCTCCCAGGCAAACACTGGTCGTTCGCGCAGGGATTTGAAGAAGCGTTGCAGCGGATGCTCATGCATTGGCCACGGTCCTGAAAATCATGGGGGTACTCAACAATCCACATTGCTCTTGTGGCGAGGGAGCTTGCTCCCGCTGGGCTGCGAAGCGGCCCCGAAACCTTTCACTGCGGTGTGTCATTTAAACCTCATCATCAGGATTTACGACTGCTGCGCAGCCGAGCGGGAGCAAGCTCCCTCGCCACAAATGGGTACGACACAAACCTTGTATACGAGTGTGTCGCAAAAAAAAGCGGACAGCCTTGGCTGTCCGCAAATATGCGCACATAGAGAGGAGCTTATCGCAGACGCGTTAGAACACCGACTGAATTTTCAGGCCAGCGACCAATGCGTTGTCCACGGCATCAACACCACCCGGGTGAGTGATGTATTGCAGGTTAGGACGCACCGTCAGCCAGTTGGTGACGTGGAAGCCGTAGTTGATCTCGTAGTTGTATTCGGTATCACGAATCGGCGAGAACACCGGATTGTCGTAGTCCGAAACACCGTTGGAAGCGTTCAGCAGTTCAGCGTTTTTCTTCACGTCATCGTTGACGTGGATACGCGCCGCGCCGATGCCGACGTCATCCTTCGGACGCGCGTCGAACGGGCCTTTGTAGACAAACATCACCGACTGGTAGTTGTCGATGAAGTTGGTGTCCTTGTCGTGGAACGTGGCGTTGGCCGCGATGTTCAGACCGCGCGATGCATCACCATTGTGGCTGGTGAGTTGCTGTTGCGCGACGAACCAGTAGCCGTGTTTGCTGCTGTGGGTCTTGTACGCGTCACCGGTGGTCGCCGCGTCGAAACCGTTGACGTCTTCGCGGACGTCATTGGCATCCGCCGTGCTCTTGTAGTAACCGATACGGTATTCGCCCGGCAGGCTGTTGACCTTCGGCGACCAGACCAGCTCGACGGGCAATACGGTACCGGCAGTACCGCTGCCGCTGAGCTTGAAGCCGTTGCCGTGTTCCAGTTGCGACGGGTTCTGGTTGTACGCACCGATCTGAGCGTAGAGCTCGTCATTGATGTTGTACTTCACGCGGATCGCGGCCTGGCTGACGGGCCAGTTGTACCAGATGTTCGTCGCCCAGTTACCGACCTGCGAGCCGCAGAACGCCAGGTTCTGGAAGTCGCACGGGAAGGTGTTGAAGTCTTCGCCTTCACCGAAGTAACCGGCCTTGACGTCGAGTTTGTTGTCGAAGAACTGGTGCTGAATCCACAACTGGGTCAGACGCACCATGTGGCCACGACCGTAGACTTCCTGCGAGGACGACAGGGTGCCCGCACGCGGATCGCCAACACGGTCGTTGGAAATGTTTTCGCCATTACGATTGGTCAGCTGGATCTTGGCCTGAGTGTTGTCCCAGCCCCAGAGTTTTTGCAGGTCCAGCGCCACGCCCAGACCGAACTGATCGCTGTAGCGACCGGTCTTGTCGTCGTTGTAGCCGCCATGCAGGTTGGCGCCCATTTCCCCAACGTAGTCAGCCTTGATGTCGATACCTTGCTCGATCAGCTTGGTACGCTCGCCACCCCAGTCGCCGGTCATCCATTTCGAATCGGAGCTGAATGCATCGTCAGCCATTGCATTGCCGGCCAGCACCAATGCCGCCGCAGCTGACACTTGGCAGATCAACCGGGCATTGACGTGTTTCTTTTTCATCCCTACATCCTCGTCTTTATTGTTATTAACTGTTTTTTTCCAACGTGGTTTACATAAAAAGTGCGGCGAACGACAGGCCGAACACCACTTTTCCCCTGTGGGAGCGGGCTTGCTCGCGAAGGCGTCATGTCAGTCGCCATGTGTGCTGCCTGACACTCCGTTTTCGCGAGCAAGCCCGCTCCCACATTTTTGATCTTCAGCGACCCTTGAATTGGGCGACGTTCGCCGACCGCGCTTCGGTCTGCGCCTGGCCCGAAACGCCCAGACGCTCGCCAGTCTTGGCATCGAACAACAACACTTTCGACGGATCGAATTGCAGTGTCAGGGTCTCGCCCACCTGCGGTGCCACGTCCGGTGCCAGACGGCAGCAGACCTTGGTTTCATTCAGGTTGACGAACACCAGGGTGTCCGGACCGGTCGGTTCGGTGACCTGCACTTCGGCCTTGATGCTCGGCAGGCCATTGCCCTCGCCGCTCGCCAGAACGATCTGTTCCGGGCGCAGGCCGAGGATCACTTCGCGATCTTCCAGACCGGCGTCCTGCATGCTCATCGGCAACTCGCAACGGGCCTGGCCGCTGTCGAGCAGTGCCAGCAGACGACCGTCCTTGCGTTGCAGGCGCAGCGGGATGAAGTTCATCGGCGGCGAACCGATGAAGCTCGCCACGAACAGGTTGGCCGGATCGTTGTAGATCTCTTTCGGCGTGCCGAACTGCTGGATGATCCCGTCCTTCATCACCGCCACTTTGTCGCCCAGGGTCATCGCTTCGATCTGGTCGTGGGTCACGTAGACCGTGGTGGTTTTCAGGCGCTGGTGCATCAGTTTCATTTCGGTGCGCATCTCGACGCGCAGCTTGGCGTCGAGGTTGGACAGCGGTTCGTCGAACAGATAGATCTTCGGCCGCCGCGCCAGTGCCCGGCCCATCGCCACACGCTGTTGCTGACCACCGGAGAGCTGGCCCGGCTTGCGGTTGAGCAGGTGTTCGATCTGCAGCAGCTTGGCCACACGCGCGACTTCTTCGTCGATCGCCGACTGCGGCATCTTGCGGATCTTCAGACCGAACTCGATGTTCTCGCGCACGCTCATGGTCGGGTACAGCGCGTAGGACTGGAACACCATAGCGATGTCGCGATCCTTCGGGCTCATGCCGCTGACGTCCTGGTCGCCGATCATGATCGCGCCGCCGGTGATGGTCTCGAGGCCGGCGATGCAGTTCATCAGGGTCGACTTGCCGCAGCCCGACGGGCCGACGAGGATCAGGAACTCACCGTCCTTGATCGACAGTTCGATGTTCTTCAGGGTGTCCGGCAGGCCGGCACCGTAGGTCTTGTTGACGTTGCGAAGTTCGAGCGTTGCCATGATTACCCCTTGACTGCGCCGGCCGTCAGCCCGCGCACGAAATACTTGCCTGCGACCACATAGACCAGCAGGGTCGGCAGGCCGGCGATCATCGCCGCTGCCATATCCACGTTGTATTCCTTGGCCCCGGTGCTGGTGTTGACCAGGTTATTCAGCGCCACCGTGATCGGTTGCGAATCACCGCTGGAGAACACCACACCGAACAGGAAGTCGTTCCAGATCTGGGTGAACTGCCAGATCAGGCAGACCATGATGATCGGGGTCGACATCGGCAGAATGATCCGCCGGAAAATCGTGAAGAAACCCGCGCCATCCAGACGCGCAGCCTTGACCAGCGCATCGGGAATACTCACGTAGTAGTTACGGAAGAACAGCGTAGTAAACGCCAGACCATAGACTATGTGGACGAACACCAACCCCGTCGTGGTGCTGGCCAGGCCCATCTTGCCGAGGGTGAACGACGCTGGCAGCAGCACGGTCTGGAACGGCAGGAAGCAGCCGAACAGCAGCAGACCGAAGAACAGCTGCGAACCACGGAAGCGCCACATCGACAACACGTAACCGTTCAGCGCGCCGATGGCGGTGGAGATGACCACGGCCGGCACGGTGATCTTGATCGAGTTCCAGAAGTAACCGTCAACCGTGGCCCAGGCCTTGACCCAGCCGATGCCGCTGACCACGGTCGGCCAGCTCAGCAGGTTGCCGGTGCTGATGTCTTCCGGGGTCTTGAAGCTGGTCAGCAGCATCACCACCAGCGGAATCAGGTACAGCAGGACCGCGAGGATCAGCACCGCGTAGATCGCGACGCGACTCAGGCTGAAGGCAGGTTTGGCAGCGAGACTAGTCATGACGCTTGGTCCTCAGCTCGGAGTACAGGTAAGGCACGATGATCGCGAGAATCGCACCGAGCATCAGAATCGCACTGGCCGAGCCCATGCCCATCTGGCCGCGACTGAAGGTGAAGGAATACATGAACATCGCCGGCAGGTCGGAGGAATAACCCGGGCCACCGGCCGTCATCGCCGCGACCAGGTCGAAGCTCTTGATCGCGATGTGCGCCAGAATCATTACCGCACTGAAGAACACCGGACGCAGGCTTGGCAGCACGACTTTCCAGTAGATGGTCGGCATGCTCGCGCCATCGATCTGTGCGGCACGGATGATCGACTGATCAACGCCACGCAGGCCGGCGAGGAACATCGCCATGATGAAGCCCGAGGCTTGCCACACGGCGGCGATCACCAGGCAGTAGACCACGCGATCCGGGTCGATCAGCCAGTCCAGACGGAAGCCTTCCCAGCCCCAGTCACGCAACAATTTGTCCAGGCCCATGCCCGGGTTGAGCAGCCATTTCCACGCGGTACCGGTGACGATCATCGAGAGCGCCATCGGGTACAGGTAAATGGTGCGGATAAAGCCTTCGCGACGGATGCGCTGGTCGAGGAACACCGCCAACAGCACGCCGATCACCAGGGTGATGCCAATGAACATGCCACCGAACACCGCGAGGTTCTTGCTCGCGACCCACCAACGGTCGTTGTCGAACAGCCGTGCGTATTGCGCCAGGCCGGCCCACTTGTAGTTGGGCAGAAACGTCGAGGTGGTGAACGACAGCACGAACGTCCACAGGATGTAGCCATAGAAGCCCACCAGCACGATGAACATGCTCGGCGCCAGCACCAGTTTCGGTAGCCAGCGCTGCAGTGCATCGAACGGCGAGGCTTTGCTGAACACAGCAACAGAACTCATGGGGAAATCCAGTACGAGGGTAGAAAATTCACACACTTTCCCCTTGTGGGAGCGAGCTTGCTCGCGAAGGCGTCCTGTCAGTTGATATTTCGATTGCCTGACACTCCGCTTTCGCGAGCAAGCTCGCTCCCACAGGGGCTGCGGTGCTGATGCTTATTTGGCCGACTGAACCGCCGCGCCCAGCTTCTTGGCCGCATCGGCCGGATCGGCTTTCGGGTCGTTGATGTAGTTGGTCACCACATCAAAGAACGCGCCCTGCACCGCCAGCGTGGTCGCCATGTTGTGCGCCATGCTCGGCTGCAGGCCGCCCGTCTTGGCGTCTGCCAGGAAGTCCTTGGCAGCGGTCTGCGCGCAGGAGTCGAAACCGAGTTTGTCCATGTTGTTCAACATGTCGTTACGCACCGGGATCGAGCCTTTGTTGATGCTGAAGACTTTCTGGAAGTTTTCACCCAGCACCACTTTGGCGATGTCCTGCTGACCGGCCGCCGTGCCTTTGTCTTTCTGCTTGAACACCGCCAGGGAGTCGATGTTGTAGGTGAACGCCTTGTCGGTGCCCGGGAAGGCTACGCACTCGTAATCCTTGCCGGCGACTTTCTTGGCAGCAGTCCACTCGGACTTGGCCCAGTCACCCATGATCTGCATGCCGGCCTTGCCGTTGATGACTTTGGCCGCTTCCAGGTTCCAGTCCTGGCCTTTGCCGTCGACGTCCATGTAGGTCGCGACTTTCTTCAGCTCGGTCAGCGCCTTGACCATCTCGGGGCCGGTCAGCGCTTTGTTGTCCAGATCGACCAGGGCTTTCTTGTAACCATCAACGCCCATGACCGAGAGCACCACGGCTTCGAACACGGTGCTGTCCTGCCAAGGCTGACCGCCGTGGGCCAGCGGGATGAAGCCCGCAGCCTTGAGCTTGTCGCCGGCGGCGTAGAATTCTTCGAGGGTGGTCGGGTTCTTGGTGATGCCGGCTTTCTTGAAGACTTCCGGGTTGATCCACAGCCAGTTCACTCGGTGAATGTTCACCGGTACGGCCACGTAATCACCGTCGTACTTCACGGTATCGGAGACTTTCTTGTCGAGCAGGCTGTCCCACTTCTCTTCTTTGGCCACGTCTTTCAGGACGTCGGTGTCGAGCAGACCGGTGGAGGCCCATTCCTGAATGTCCGGGCCTTTGATCTGGGCGACGCCCGGCGGGTTGCCGGCAACCGCACGGCTTTTCAGCACGGTCATGGCCGTGGCACCGCCACCGCCGGCGACAGCGCCGTCTTTCCAGGTAAAGCCGTCTTTTTCGACTTGGGCCTTGAGCACATCGACAGCGGCTTTTTCGCCACCGGACGTCCACCAGTGCACGACTTCGACCGAACCTTTGGATTCGGCAGCGGACACACTGAGGGGCAGAATTGCGAGCGGGAACAGGGAGGCGACAGAAATGACAGTAGCGAGGCGAGAAATCGCATTCATCTGAGATGTACCTTTCTTGTTGTTATGCATGCAAGTCTGGTGCTTGCGCTGCACAGGAGTTTAAACAGGGCGTTTCCCCCCGCAGGTAACGAAGGGACGCGCAAATGTCACCACATGGTTACACAGGAACGGACCGAGATAATTGCGCCAGAGCCGTTGCCATACTCGGTGACAAGGGTAGACGAGGGATCAGCACCGCCTGCCAGGCGTGGTACAGATCGGGTTTGCCCGGCCAGATATCGGCGCTCGGACGGTTTTGCGGATCGAGTTCGTGATGCCAACTGCCGTCGCAGCGATCGATGAAATACATCTCGCAGAATTCCCAGAACTGGCGGTACCAGATTTCGTATTGCTGATCGCCAGTGCGTTTGAGCAAGGCACTGGCGGCGGCGCTGGCCTCGGCATGGGTCCAGTGCAAACGGTGACGCACCACGGCTTGGTTGTCCCAGTCGAGGGTGTAGACGATCCCCGGGGCGCCATCGACGTCCCAGCCGTTTCGGCAGTTCTGTTCGAAAAGTTTTTGCGCATCGGTCGCCAGCCAGCCCGGCGTGAGCATCCCGGCCTGGACCCGCGCCGCTTCGAGGTGCAGCAGCAGCCGCGCCCACTCGAAACCGTGGCCCGGGGTGGTGCCGTAAGGGCGGAAGCCGTCGGCCGGATTGTCGCGGTTGTATTCGCGCAGCGGTTGCCAGTCGCGATCGAAGTGCTCGATGACCATGTAGCCGTTGGCGGCGGCGTGACCGTGAATCACTCGCTCGACGATGCGTTGCGCACGCACCAGCCAGCGCGGGTCTTCGGTGACATCGGCCAGCGCGAGGAATGCTTCGGTGGCGTGCATGTTGCTGTTGGCGCCGCGATAGGCTTCTTCTTCGCGCCAGTCGCGATTGAAGAATTCGCGCATCGCGCCCTCTTCTTCGCTCCAGAAATAGGTGTCGATGATGTCGATCGCATCATCCAGCAGCGCCTGGGCGCCGGGACGTTGCGCAACCACCGCAGAACTGGCCGCGAGCGCAACGAAAGCATGCAGATAGGCGTTCTTGCCGGTGTTGCCGTCGCGATGTTCGGCGACCGCAAACCAGCCGCCGTGCAGCGCATCCCGCAGCGGCCCGCGCAGGGCCGCGATGCCGTGATCGACCAGTTCGGCAAACCCCGGCAGCCCCTGAATATGGGCCATGGCGAAACTGTGGGTCATGCGCGCGGTGTTCATGGTTTCGGCTTGCGCGCTCGCCGGCAAACGGCCGCGCTCGTCGAGGTTGCCGAAACCTTCGGGCAGTCTGGAAGCCTTGGCGAATGCCAGCAGACGCAGGCCTTCGTCGCCGAGCCATTGCTGGTGAGCAGGGGCGTTCAGCCAACTGCTGAAGCCTGGGTGGAAAAGATCCATGGGTGGCCTTTTTTGTTGTTATGACTGCGGGGAGTCTAAACAACGGGCCGCGGTGGGCTTGTAACGAAGGGGGCGGGTTTTGTCACCAGCCTGTGACATAGATCAGAAGTGAAACCTGTGGCGAGGGAGCTTGCTCCCGCTGTGGCGCGAAGCGGCACCCAAAAGACGGCCTGCTGCGCAGTCCAGCGGGAGCAAGCTCCCTCGCCACAGGGGTGGTATCAGTCAACACTGCGCGGCAACTGCAACGTCACCCGCAACCCACCCTCACGCAGATTCTGCAACGTCACTTCACCGCCATGGCTGTGAGCGATGTTGCGCGCAATGCCCAGGCCCAGCCCATAACCCTGCTGCTGCCCGGCCAAGCGAAAGTGCGGCTCGAACACCTGCTCCAACCGCTGCTCCGGTACGCCCGGGCCTTCGTCGTCGACGTGCAGGACAAACGCGCGCTCATCGTCATCGATGTGCAGATGCGCGTTCTGCCCGTACTTCAGCGCATTGTCGATCAGGTTGCCGATGCAGCGCTTCAACGCCAAAGGCTTGCCCGGATACGCCGCCAGCGCCTTGCCTTGCTGGGTCACGCGGCCATTGCCGTTGGGCGCCAGATACGGCTCCACCAGACAATCGAGCACATGATTGAGATCCACCGGCTCGATGTTCTCGTGGATGTCGGTGTCTTTCACGCATTGCAGCGCGCCTTTGACCAGCAACTCAAGTTCATCCAGATCGCGGCCGAACTTGGCTTGCAGCTTCTCGTCTTCGAGCAGTTCGACGCGCAAGCGCAGACGGGTGATCGGTGTGCGCAGGTCATGGGAAATCGCGCTGAACAACTGGCTGCGTTCGGTCAGGTAACGGCTGATGCGCTCGCGCATGGTGTTGAACGCACGGCCCACTTCCACCACTTCGCTGCCGCCGCCCTCGGCCACCGGCTCGACATCGGCGCCCAGCGACAGATCCCGCGCCGCCCGCGCCAGACGCTTGAGCGGCCGGCTCTGCCAGTGCACCAGCAGGCCGATGAACAGCAGCAAAAAGCCGCTGGTAAGGACGATGAACCACACCTGCTGCGCCGGCAGGCCTTGTTCTTCGAGGCTGGTGTAAGGTTCGGGCAGCAACGACGCGATGTACAGCCACTCGCCCGGCGCCATCTGAATCTGCGTCACCAGCACCGGCGGATTCACCGGTTCCAGGGTCAACGCGTAATGCGCCCACGAGCGCGGCAGCTCATCGAGTTTCAGCCCGGCATTGAAGATCCGCAAATCCTCGGGGCTGACGAAGGTCACCGAGATATCAGTGTCATGGCCCAGCGACTGACGCAGCACTTCGTCCACTGCTTCAATCACCGCCGCCTTGCGCGGGGTGATCGCCAGCACGTCCATACCCAGCGGCTTGTCGTTGAGCGTCACCACAAACCGGGTGCCGCCCATGCTGCGCAACTGGTCGAGTACCAGCGGCCGGTACGCCACCGGCAACGAGCGAAAATAACTGACGCTGGCGGTCATCGAATGGGCCAGGCTGCGGGCGCTGGTGACCAGGCCTTCGAGCTGGGTCGCGCGCAGTTGCGAGACCCAGATCACGCTCGACAACGTCTGCGCGAACAGCACCGCCAACAGGGTCAACAGCAGCATCCGCCCGAGCAGCGAACGCGGCACCGGGACTTTGCTGGCGAGCCGGCGCAGCGACTCAGTGACCATTGCCGGCAACCACATTGGCTGCCAGTTGGTAGCCGCTGCCGCGCACGGTGCGGATCAGTCGTGGCGGTTTTTCCGTGTCGCGCAGACGTTGGCGCAAGCGGCTGACGGCCATGTCGACAATCCGGTCGAGCGGCATCAGGTCGCGGCCACGGGTGGCGTTGCCGATGGTGTCACGGTCAAGGATTTCCTGCGGATGGTCGAGAAACAACTTCAGCAGCGCGAAGTCGGCACCGGAGAGAATCACTTCTTCGCCGTCGGTGTGGAACAGTCGATGGCTGACCATGTCCAGCCGCCACTCGTCGAACGCCAGCACGTCGCTGCCGCTGCGTTCCTGACCGAACTGCGCACGTCGCAACAGCGCCTTGATTCGGGCTTGCAGCTCGCGGGGACTGAAGGGTTTG comes from the Pseudomonas sp. RSB 5.4 genome and includes:
- a CDS encoding sugar ABC transporter permease — encoded protein: MSSVAVFSKASPFDALQRWLPKLVLAPSMFIVLVGFYGYILWTFVLSFTTSTFLPNYKWAGLAQYARLFDNDRWWVASKNLAVFGGMFIGITLVIGVLLAVFLDQRIRREGFIRTIYLYPMALSMIVTGTAWKWLLNPGMGLDKLLRDWGWEGFRLDWLIDPDRVVYCLVIAAVWQASGFIMAMFLAGLRGVDQSIIRAAQIDGASMPTIYWKVVLPSLRPVFFSAVMILAHIAIKSFDLVAAMTAGGPGYSSDLPAMFMYSFTFSRGQMGMGSASAILMLGAILAIIVPYLYSELRTKRHD
- the ugpC gene encoding sn-glycerol-3-phosphate ABC transporter ATP-binding protein UgpC — encoded protein: MATLELRNVNKTYGAGLPDTLKNIELSIKDGEFLILVGPSGCGKSTLMNCIAGLETITGGAIMIGDQDVSGMSPKDRDIAMVFQSYALYPTMSVRENIEFGLKIRKMPQSAIDEEVARVAKLLQIEHLLNRKPGQLSGGQQQRVAMGRALARRPKIYLFDEPLSNLDAKLRVEMRTEMKLMHQRLKTTTVYVTHDQIEAMTLGDKVAVMKDGIIQQFGTPKEIYNDPANLFVASFIGSPPMNFIPLRLQRKDGRLLALLDSGQARCELPMSMQDAGLEDREVILGLRPEQIVLASGEGNGLPSIKAEVQVTEPTGPDTLVFVNLNETKVCCRLAPDVAPQVGETLTLQFDPSKVLLFDAKTGERLGVSGQAQTEARSANVAQFKGR
- a CDS encoding carbohydrate ABC transporter permease; translation: MTSLAAKPAFSLSRVAIYAVLILAVLLYLIPLVVMLLTSFKTPEDISTGNLLSWPTVVSGIGWVKAWATVDGYFWNSIKITVPAVVISTAIGALNGYVLSMWRFRGSQLFFGLLLFGCFLPFQTVLLPASFTLGKMGLASTTTGLVFVHIVYGLAFTTLFFRNYYVSIPDALVKAARLDGAGFFTIFRRIILPMSTPIIMVCLIWQFTQIWNDFLFGVVFSSGDSQPITVALNNLVNTSTGAKEYNVDMAAAMIAGLPTLLVYVVAGKYFVRGLTAGAVKG
- a CDS encoding D-hexose-6-phosphate mutarotase, whose amino-acid sequence is MHEHPLQRFFKSLRERPVFAWERYQMRDVLVIDHPLCQAVFSRQGAQLLHFQPRGQKPWLWCAAKWPHVGAIRGGVPVCWPWYGRHPSENAWPSHGWARLLDWKLLDSSSTEDGVRLHWQLQLCEWQVDLHAHLGERMELRLSTEHQDDMPCQLSQALHAYWRIGDVGEIALSGLEGAQGYDQLSRQSCQQEGELRVDGGCQRVFQHDGELQLKDHAWQRELCIDTGDSGDTVVWHPGSRPLLGVSWDEVTEFVCVEAAAGGTDSLHLAPGEKAHLSLQAWAAA
- a CDS encoding ABC transporter substrate-binding protein, which produces MNAISRLATVISVASLFPLAILPLSVSAAESKGSVEVVHWWTSGGEKAAVDVLKAQVEKDGFTWKDGAVAGGGGATAMTVLKSRAVAGNPPGVAQIKGPDIQEWASTGLLDTDVLKDVAKEEKWDSLLDKKVSDTVKYDGDYVAVPVNIHRVNWLWINPEVFKKAGITKNPTTLEEFYAAGDKLKAAGFIPLAHGGQPWQDSTVFEAVVLSVMGVDGYKKALVDLDNKALTGPEMVKALTELKKVATYMDVDGKGQDWNLEAAKVINGKAGMQIMGDWAKSEWTAAKKVAGKDYECVAFPGTDKAFTYNIDSLAVFKQKDKGTAAGQQDIAKVVLGENFQKVFSINKGSIPVRNDMLNNMDKLGFDSCAQTAAKDFLADAKTGGLQPSMAHNMATTLAVQGAFFDVVTNYINDPKADPADAAKKLGAAVQSAK
- a CDS encoding AGE family epimerase/isomerase; translation: MDLFHPGFSSWLNAPAHQQWLGDEGLRLLAFAKASRLPEGFGNLDERGRLPASAQAETMNTARMTHSFAMAHIQGLPGFAELVDHGIAALRGPLRDALHGGWFAVAEHRDGNTGKNAYLHAFVALAASSAVVAQRPGAQALLDDAIDIIDTYFWSEEEGAMREFFNRDWREEEAYRGANSNMHATEAFLALADVTEDPRWLVRAQRIVERVIHGHAAANGYMVIEHFDRDWQPLREYNRDNPADGFRPYGTTPGHGFEWARLLLHLEAARVQAGMLTPGWLATDAQKLFEQNCRNGWDVDGAPGIVYTLDWDNQAVVRHRLHWTHAEASAAASALLKRTGDQQYEIWYRQFWEFCEMYFIDRCDGSWHHELDPQNRPSADIWPGKPDLYHAWQAVLIPRLPLSPSMATALAQLSRSVPV
- a CDS encoding response regulator transcription factor; this translates as MSSVNKSILLVDDDQEIRELLETYLTRAGFQVRATADGASFRQALNEAPSDLVILDVMLPDEDGFSLCRWVRQHPRQAQVPIIMLTASSDEADRVIGLELGADDYLGKPFSPRELQARIKALLRRAQFGQERSGSDVLAFDEWRLDMVSHRLFHTDGEEVILSGADFALLKLFLDHPQEILDRDTIGNATRGRDLMPLDRIVDMAVSRLRQRLRDTEKPPRLIRTVRGSGYQLAANVVAGNGH
- a CDS encoding carbohydrate porin, which translates into the protein MKKKHVNARLICQVSAAAALVLAGNAMADDAFSSDSKWMTGDWGGERTKLIEQGIDIKADYVGEMGANLHGGYNDDKTGRYSDQFGLGVALDLQKLWGWDNTQAKIQLTNRNGENISNDRVGDPRAGTLSSSQEVYGRGHMVRLTQLWIQHQFFDNKLDVKAGYFGEGEDFNTFPCDFQNLAFCGSQVGNWATNIWYNWPVSQAAIRVKYNINDELYAQIGAYNQNPSQLEHGNGFKLSGSGTAGTVLPVELVWSPKVNSLPGEYRIGYYKSTADANDVREDVNGFDAATTGDAYKTHSSKHGYWFVAQQQLTSHNGDASRGLNIAANATFHDKDTNFIDNYQSVMFVYKGPFDARPKDDVGIGAARIHVNDDVKKNAELLNASNGVSDYDNPVFSPIRDTEYNYEINYGFHVTNWLTVRPNLQYITHPGGVDAVDNALVAGLKIQSVF
- a CDS encoding ATP-binding protein, which encodes MVTESLRRLASKVPVPRSLLGRMLLLTLLAVLFAQTLSSVIWVSQLRATQLEGLVTSARSLAHSMTASVSYFRSLPVAYRPLVLDQLRSMGGTRFVVTLNDKPLGMDVLAITPRKAAVIEAVDEVLRQSLGHDTDISVTFVSPEDLRIFNAGLKLDELPRSWAHYALTLEPVNPPVLVTQIQMAPGEWLYIASLLPEPYTSLEEQGLPAQQVWFIVLTSGFLLLFIGLLVHWQSRPLKRLARAARDLSLGADVEPVAEGGGSEVVEVGRAFNTMRERISRYLTERSQLFSAISHDLRTPITRLRLRVELLEDEKLQAKFGRDLDELELLVKGALQCVKDTDIHENIEPVDLNHVLDCLVEPYLAPNGNGRVTQQGKALAAYPGKPLALKRCIGNLIDNALKYGQNAHLHIDDDERAFVLHVDDEGPGVPEQRLEQVFEPHFRLAGQQQGYGLGLGIARNIAHSHGGEVTLQNLREGGLRVTLQLPRSVD